atactataatttataaaaatattatatttacctaaatatatatttattataataacgtgttaacattattaattgttaaaattgagtTCAttcttaatttgataatttatttcatatatgtacatgtacttatttctcataaAGAAAGGCGACaattataaattgcataattattatttaattcctaagcaagaaattaatatttaacaaacagattctatttttgtttccTATCTTTTACTTTCGCTTGTGCGCCTTTTTTTGCGCCcttaatgatattattaaacttagttgcgttctttttcttctttctgaaaataatacatttcaaattattacaataaatacaatttgaACAGAAGTTGTAGATATTATTACCCACCTCTTATTCAGAACTGATCTTGATAAAGGAACATATGCGTATGGATCTGGTTTACCCTTCTTCTTAACATCTCCTCCAGCTTTAGGTGCTTTGTATTCTAATCCGGGTACTTTTTCAGTCTTTCCTTTCTTCAAAGTTCGATGAATTCCTGATCCTCCAGCTGTAAGTAACAAGTTTTAATTAACGGAATACGAATAAAAGGAAATAGATCGTGGCAGGTACCTTTATATTTTGATGTGGCTGAACTATATACACTAATATTATCAGAATTTTCACTGAGTTTACGTTTCCTGTTTGATGCATGTAATGCAATTGTAGACTTAATATCATCGTCGTCCTCTGTAAAACATGTATTTATTACAAtctatttccaaatccttatttttatgtttccttACCATAATCATCTTCTGTATCACTATGCAAGAATGgtgttttcttttttctcttaaCTTCAGCTTCATCATCTTTTTCGTTATCTTCTGTAATGATAAGACGGCCATCTGGCGCAGTCTTGAAACCACGATCCTTTGATGTAACAACAGATTTATTGGAATTGAAGACTCTAGGTTGTGTtgctaaaaataattattttgtaaatttaatttattcttaaatttaattattatatcaattaggtaattttgcaaaatatgctTACTTGATATATTTCGAGCAGCTGCTGGATCAACGAGATCAACAATTTCCTCATTTTCTTGAATCCAAGCTTCCTTCCTTgatgttcttttatttttctttggtTCTTCATTTTCTGTGCCTTCAAATTCATCCTCGCTATCCGCCAATATTTCTTCGatgctaaattaaaaaaaaatgataacatGCTTCATTAAACGATCTCATTTATAAACAAATGTGTAGTTACCTCTTGGGTCTTCTCTTAGCATTGAATTCCTCATCATCATCATCTTTTTCCTgttgcatttttttaatttgcttgTTCTTCTTTTTCGCTTCTTctagtttatttatatttttcagtcTCTTGTGTAACATTGTATTAGAAAGAGATATCATGCTGGAGAGAGTTTCCATTCCATATTTTCTTAACAATTTAACCAGAATAATACGAACTGTTTGTCTAAAATGTCTATGGCAATCGTCGCTCATTCCACATAAAGCCTCTGTCTGTAATTTGATTTAAAGATAcggtaaaaaattgtttattaatctaattttaaataatttattccacTTACTAATCTCATTAAGGTCGATGCAACGATAGGAGATGGCATCACAGTAATGTAAACTTTAATGTAGGATAATGCTGCTTCAGTAACTTCTCTCGTAGGACTTGTAACAAGTCTGCATGCGTGTTCGAAAATTTCTTTAACCGTATCCACGCCTAGAGAAcctatttaaatattcataagtATATTTGACACTGTAATATTCAATGTACagcttaataatttttatgttgaaATAAATGTTTACCATTAAAATGATAAGTAACAGATGCAAGTGCCAATAAAGATGCAGCACAGTATTTAAATACACCACCTAAACCAACCATTAACATACTAATGTAATTCTTAAGGTGCTTCTCATTGCTCAAGAACTTTTCAGCTATACTATTTAGAAGTTGATAAGCAGATGTGCGACATTTTGAATTTATATCTTTTAAATACACCACTGCTTCAGGCACGATAGCTTCCAAGAATTTAGTTTCCTCGAGTTGTGGATGAATTTTAACCAAATGCATTAAACATCTTAATCGAGCTCCCCTACTTGGTTTTCCAACTTCAGTTACAGAAGATATTAACAGAGTCTGTATTTCTCGTCTATGTTGTGATACAAACGCTTTACACAATTCCCTTTCACTACCACACATTTCTTCAAAGAATCTGTATGCTTTTTTCTGTTCTTTAGTATTACTACTTTTTTTGATAGTTTGTGTACATATATCGTATAACGTCTTCAATCTGCGAGTGTCGGTATATTCAACTAATAATCTTATTACATCATGTACACTTTCTTTGAAAAAGTCATTTGCATTAGGTTCTTGTAACCTAGATAATGCGCGatcaaataattcatttattaattcattgttTGTAATGGTAAGATACACCTTTATTGTATCAAACGCAGCACGGCGCTGTCCCTCTTCGTCAGAACCATTCGGTTTAGTGgtatacaaattcaaaaatagtGGTAAATAGTTCTTTGCGAATCTAGCCAATTCAGCTATATCTTCTTTCTTATCATCTTCAACTGCTTTTGTTATTAGTTTTCGTAGAGCAGACATTATTGATAATCTTAAATCTTTTTGCTCGTTGAACGTCTTACCCAACAGCTTGGCAATGTTctgaaatacatttatttagtatacatttatttaagtactaaaatacaaattttgtatccATTATAATTACCGCAAAATGATCTTTTACGTCAACAGCATTCTGGCATATACTTGGTAAAATAGCCCATATTTGCGAAACAAGAAGTTCATGAGTTTTTCCACCTATAGGATCATTCGCTCTTTTcctgaaattaataatttgcgaATAGTCCCTAATTAAAAACgttcatataattaaaatacttacTCGCACACTGCGTTTAAAGGTAATAATGTTTCTGTAAAGAATTTGAGTGATGCTGTTGTTATACAGTCCTTTAATAATGGCAATAACCAACTCCGTCtcaaattaattgtattatCCTTTTCATTCAATGGAATTATAGTTAACACTGTTTCTGGACCCATAGTTTTTATTGCAGCGCCAATAGCATATTCAGCGTCGGCTTTTGAAGTGAAATCAAAAGAATCACGTAAATCTGCTAATGATTTCAATAAATCTACAAAGTTTGAACATCTTGACTTTCCAGCTATCTGTAgtagaagaaataatttatttaataaacagaAATGAGTGGAAAAATGCATGATAAAGATTAAAGATTACCTGGAAAAGTAAAGCTATTAAATGAAGAATATAATACCATGCttccaaatatttataatttaatgctGTTTGCATCATGAAAGTTATTTGATTAAGCGTTGTATTatacctaaaattaaaaaaaaaaatagaatacaagtaatatattgagaataatatttaaatttgtcctTACTTTGCCATTTGTTCTTCATTCTCACACATTTTGCTAACACAGTCTtggaataatattttcattgtgTGTGATGCACCAGATATAACTTCTGATCGATCTGAGAGCCATAATTCCATacatttttctaataattttggTAAAATAGCTGCACACAAATTCAGTGAGTTGCTACAAATAAACAAAGACTATATTAATAATCATCACCTTTAATGTGGTCACCTAGTATGCAATATACACCTACTGAGCTAGATTTAAATGTGCCTCTTGCATAACTATCAACCAGGCAAGTGTTGGTTGTGTATCAGTTGCTGGAGGTTGAAAATCATAAAGAGCAGTAATAATCTGTCCATTTCTTTTTACCGGTAAAGTAGTCTCTAATGGTCGAGAGACGAATAAACCATGGAAAGTTTGTAAGCAACATGATGTTACCAAAACATTTTTCAGTGTCATAAGATTCAGCAATGATTCACAAATGGCCTAAATGAACAGGATGATTTTATTGTATACTGTAAATAACGAATATAACTATGTTTCCAACATTTACCTTTACTTGAGCTCTTGGTAATTGATGAAGAATATCTTTCAGTAATGTAAGCACGTGAAGGACATTTGTAATTCCACCAGAATCAGAACTAAGTTCTAATTGACCAATACAACATTTTGCAATTAGTGGAGCAGCTGGATGATATGGTGGTGCATTACTATTTTTCATAATATCACTCCCTATAAATCATTAAAAGCATCTCATAACAGAAGTATCAATACATTCTCTgtgtacatatacaattttattcacAATCTACCTTTCAATATAGCACATACTCCATGTTGTGCTGCTTTTCGTACTTTTGGTTTACTATGTGTAATGAATGTTAAAAGAGCAGCTAGCACTTGCAGTGTAGATGTACTGGACCATGCTAATGATTCTTGTGCTCGAAGCAACAAAGACACACAGTGTATACACTAAGACAAATTAAATTTGGTGATCACATATGCCATTATACAATTGAATACTAAATTACTATATAGCAAACATACATGTCGTAGTATTAAGAAATCTTCAGATGTTGCATGTTCAGTAAgaatattaagaaaaattttaCTTGCTGctccaaattgtaaatttaaaacatttcttGGCACAGTTTTTAAACCCATTCCCAACAATGAAAGTGTTGCTGCAACTGATGTATCATCTTCAACTGCCTCTAAGGTGCTCATCTATTAACAGATGACATATTTGAATTATCAGATACTTTCCTTAATAGTATAAAGCCAAACACTTAATACATACCAATGCTGCAAAGTATTCTGTTGAAGATTCATTCCCACCATTCTGTTTTATAATTTCGGTAACTGCAGACAACACAGCTAGCATTTCCTTATGTAATAAGGAATTTGACTGAAAGTGACTTAAAAACCTAAACATATTGAAATGTAATTAATATCTCTTGGTTCccctttgaaatttatttcaaataattacctGTTAAAGGATATATTTGAACAGTTACTGTAATTAGAAGCAAATGTGTCAAAAGTATTAGCAGTATTTTCTGTGCCAGTTTCTGATTGAGTTTCATCAAGACCAAGTTTTTCCAACTGAGGTTGAAGACCCTGAATAGCGTCATGTTTCTGTAAAGCCTCTTCTGTTATACCAGGCTTTCCTACAGTCAAGATAAGTAGCTGTGAAGTGATGATactaaccaaaaaaaaaaagaccgtatgtaatattaagaaaattataccTGTTGACTCCTTTAAAAACATCCATGCTGCTTGCTCTCGATGTTTTTTCGTTTCTGGGTTAGAGCTAGAGCTCTGACCCTTCGGCCAACGTTTTGCATTTTTCTTACTATCCAAGCGAGGCCTCAATTTACccattttatactattttaacAACAACTTATGCACTACAATTTTCTTATTCCTTCTCACAAATATTAGTTCTTATAGTATTTCTATCCGGATTAACGATTAAAGGAGGTTAAATTCATTTTGCACGTGTACGGCAAAAGGATCATGGAGAATTGATCGGTAATGTCAATGTAATAATAACAAGATCTTTACGACATTGGATAGATGGCAGCACAAGATAAAATTGCCGATTAAGTAGAGATCTGCAAACTTTTATTAACTTAACATATCATACATATCTTATACCGCAAATACAAATTCAATAACTATACTATTTAGGCAAGGAAGCTACAACTTCTTTAAGTTTATGCGAaagatcaaaaatattttttattgctaaGTTTATGTTTATCTCTGCACTTGGAGTTTGAATGGCAGACTTCTTTGGTGTTGTCTGTATTCGTGAGAGTTTTGGAGTAGATGCTGCATTATTATCTGAAAAATAtgtagaatttaattattatactttattattaacCCAATTACTTTTTAATGTAGACATATCTTAATAAACCTTTGAAGTAAgttgtttttaaattactactAGAAAACAATCTAGAATATCTTGGTGAAACTTTTATTCTGTTGAATGAGTTGCTCCTGTTACTTAATGATAGTCCTCGAGGAGATTTCCAATTTAATGCAATATTGTCTATACTGTCATCAAACTGacttttaaatgaattaaaaaaacgTTTATATCTTGAgaacaagtttttatattttcctaaaaaataatatatattaaattatttaatatatctttatttttcatttacaagAAGAAGTTAAATTACCTTGTATTGGAGAGCACCATAGCTGTTTAAATTGTTTTTCATCGTCTATGTATTCACTGTTAAAAAAGTTGAATTTTGGAGAAGTTAAAATTTGTTCTGAATCTATAGGGAAAAGAACACCTGTTTCAAATGTACAGTTGAAGGTTTTCTCTTGCAAATTACATTGTACATTACATAGTATAtcagaaatttgtattaataatttttgaaatttcgtttCCTGAAACTTCATTGTTTTACAATGTTCAGTTATTTTTGGTTCATGACTAGAGAAGTCTATCAGGTAAGTCatttttaaacagaaatatAGTTGGTTGAATATTTGATTAAGTATcagtaataaattatgaaatactaaatttccatTCATGTACAGTCCATAATTAAGATgctttaaataaaatgaattataagATATTAATATGACTTTTTaacaatacatattttaatttttgtatatcttACCTGTATGCCATCAGCTGAATATAATGGTATTATATCATTGCTAACTTTTGGAAGACTACCACAATCAAAAGATTTGGAATGTGAGGACATACTCAGAACACATAACATATTACTCAGATCTTTTACTCTCTTCAGTTCCAAATTCTTTTTAGACAAATACTTTatcttttcattaatattttctttccaCACTGAAAGTTTGAAGTTACATAAAGTATAATTtggtacaaaaattaaattattatggaACAAAATAATAAGATATCAGGTACTAACATTTTATGACTTCTGTGTTCTCAATATCAATTAGTTGCATTGCAACTAGTGAATTAACTGGCAGAACTGGTACAAAATTAACTAAGctttctttaatttcaaaaatattagttCGCATTTTTGTTAAATCATTAGATTTGcatctaaaaaattaaattatcaggCAATGTGTACCTTTTAACATGATAATAGttattgaaagaaaataaattttacttcatataatatttaaagcGCTCTGAAATTACTTTTGTTTTTTCATAAAActtagaaataataatattttgttttaaatttatagtGCTCAAGTATAGCTCAACAACATCTATGTTATTACCAATACTAGGTGCTTGCAAAACCTCTTTCTGACCTAAAAAGGAATTAATCTGTATATATGAAGAAATGTAAATTAGATTTTAAGTTTTGTGTTATACTTTACAATGTTTTGTAATATAACTTCTGAGACTAATTTGTGATAATTTCCACATAGTAATTAAAAACTTTGTTCCTCCTGCTTGCAATAAATGAGTCATAAGTACTGTTGGAAAATTTATATCTTGATTTTCATTTGccacaatttctaaatactcTTTTACTTCCACACGATATTTCTTTTCATCCATTTTATTCATAATAGGCCATGCAACCATTTTTTTGAACTGTTTTGCGTTGTATATAGATAATAAATAATGAGAAATATGAATAAAACCAGAAGTATTTGGTTTATCAAACATTCCCTGTAAGttttattacattaaatatacaagtaacaattattacaaattttgctTTACTACGATACCTTTTTAAAGACTATTGTACATTCATAGGATGCTGGTACAAGTTGCATAAGCaaaaacacatttttataaaatgaagcATCTATTgccatattatattatttacaaaaataacttaaaacgtTATATGTATAATCTGCTTTTCTTGTTATAAAACAGGTAAATATTTCCAACGGACATTAGAAAAAATGTTGATATACAATACAACTTCGGACATACATAATTcatgataaatataaaatatataatgtatagtAAATATAAACGGAAAAtgaataacgcaatcacaataaattTACGCTATTTATATTAGATGTTTTGTAaggtaatttataaaaatgaaagttcTTTGAAAACCTTATTTGaacatgtattttaaaattcagattACGCGAGAATAGTATCACTAGCGCCATTTAAGATACATGAAAAAAGATACATGTAGCGACATTTAGCAGCCGGAGGTGGAACTGGCTAAGTAGAATTAGTTTCTACTTTCTACCGCTCGATGGccaagtattttttaataacaaaccAGTTAGTAAATGGTTAGTTTTCTGGTTGTAATTCGTGTTTGATGCAACACgtattaatatttagtatttaataatgaaaatcAAAATACAGAATAATTATTCCTGACTGCAAATCATatagtttttataaattaattatttgtaaaattgaaaagtattgCTACTTTTCTTGAACCCTCATAACCTtcgtaaaaatgacaaaaatgaaaacaagttattttaaaataacattatCGTAATAGTGAATATTATTTTCTAGTATTTAGGAGTAGTGTTCACTGATTTACTAAAGAACCTGTTATATGCAATGGAAGTACCAAATAATGCTAAAAATGATCATTCTTTGTTGTTAAATAAGGATTGTTTGCACATCTCGTGTAACTGGCAAATCaataacaataaacaattttgtgaTGTCTTCAGCTTGGCCCCCTCCTGTGAGGAAtcaataaagtaataaatgtttacacattaaaaatatagctatgtaatattaaaattttaaacataagTTTCTGTAAATGAATGCAAAACTTTGAATTCTTTTATAGGGTTAACTGTGATGATATAGTTTCTGTGAATACATGTATATCATTACAACCGATTGAATCTAATAATGAACCATGTATGTTAgatataaaagtaaataataatcAAAGAATATCTTCCATTGCTGTAGTCTCAGAGGCCTATgtgttagaattttttaaacaatttggggaatatgacagaacaatatttgcagaacTTATAGATGACTTTGaggataattttatttattttgcacaatcaacaattattcCTTACTCTACTGAAGCTGGTATTAAGGTATGCTAACTATGTGTAATGTATTTTGGAGACCATAAGAATGTTACCTATTAAAAAGTCTTTATTTTAGTTTACAAAAACCAAAAGTAAAAATTCAGTTCTGTGGATATATGGAATAAGACTATATTTAACAGAGCCTGTTAATGAACCTGTCAGTTTTCCCAGTGATATGTTTAAtcctgaaataattaaaaattttcttactAAGCTTACTTTGAATAACGAAGGGAACAATGCCACCAATGATGTTCAACCATGTAACAAAAGTATATCCAATTCGTCAACAAACAATaacattaaacaaaataatgatCAAGAAACAATACAATCTACTACTGAGAATACCACAAGTATTACAGATATTGCAACTTATATTGACAACAAACTTTGTGATATGGAAACCAGAATAATGAAAAGAATAGAACAAATGGAGCAAAGAACGAATGAAAAACttgatacaattttaaaacgatTAGAACCTCATTCTCTGCCAAATGACCTCCATTCTTCATAATTCAAGATGCTAATGAATCTTTGTAAATAACTAACCACTTACTTAAtgtatgtaattaaatatgtaaagtacaaaaaaaggcaaaaagttatgaaaataaTACTGATTCATACTTTTCATTTCTGATTATGCAGTACTCAAGttgtacatatttatatctAATAGTACACAATAATACACATATACTCATGGTTGAATGCATTTGTATATTGCTTAAATTTGCTTCAgttttattcaattatattgctatttaatttttgtttttttttttaatacatatgtataacaatgTACCAAAATTTGTTATGATAGTTCATCTaattatattatgctaatgaaattttatacaaatataaaaaaacataaaaccaCAATGTGCATTGTAAGATAACATTCATGTAATACAGTTTAAATATAACTTCAATTTAAGTGGAATTATTACTATCTTGTGGAGGATCCCACTGATGAAGTTGTTTCCTCCACAACTTTATCATACCATCCCATCCTCTTCtactatatttaatatactttgGTGGTGTTCTTGGATGCTCTCTTGTACGTTTttctctaaaataaaatataaccaatataataattttctgtaTTAAGCTTTTAGCAATATTTTAATACACTAAATTCTTACTTCGGCACAGCCTGAATGTATCTATCATATCCAATAGTATTTTTTCCATAATCTATTTCTTTTTGTCTACGAGCTAACACCTTAGGATCTGTTTCATATTCTACACGTCTTTTGCCATTATCTGAAGAATTAGTGGTAGAACTTGAATCACTATAATGTCTGCTACgaaaaatttttacatcttcaTAATTTGTATTACTTTCTCTAGGTCTTTTACGAGCATTATTTAtatcttctattttattttttacattatctTCATACTGTATGCATTTTATATTATGTGTTTCGCTTTCTTTACAGTAAGATCTGTTATTAACACATACATTGGAACTAATAGCCTCCTCAATCTTTTGATCATTACTGACTTGTGTTTTAGGCtcagatatttttatatctaaaGAATTTCCAGTTTTTTCGGTCTCCTTATTAGAGTTTACTATTTTGCTGAGTTCGTTTGAACTCATACAAATGGCTTCATTAAGAAGAGCATCATCTTCATCTGTCAAGTCTATCCATGAAGTTTTCGTATCTAATTCCATTGtactttaattatataaaacagtAATTGAACACAACCTAAAGGCAAAGATTAATACTGATGTAAACTATACTTCAAATGAaagaaaaacaataaataaataatgcttTACCTAAATGTAACCTAAATGAACGAAAGACCTTCTGTACAaaagtttataatataaaattattaaatacacatttttacaataaatacaacaatttaataatttacttttattttttataatcacGAAATGCAAAAGCTTTAAGTACGCGAAAAGATACCACTTAATTTTAGGACTTCATCCTTACAAGTGTTATAAATTCTGCGTTGCGCGCCTTCCTTATCGCCTGTTATACGCGCATTCTGAAGAATGAAATAAGATCGAAGTTAGGTTAATAGCTTCAAAATCTTTTTCTTCTTTGACGATCTTCA
The nucleotide sequence above comes from Megachile rotundata isolate GNS110a chromosome 13, iyMegRotu1, whole genome shotgun sequence. Encoded proteins:
- the LOC100874884 gene encoding RRP12-like protein, translated to MGKLRPRLDSKKNAKRWPKGQSSSSNPETKKHREQAAWMFLKESTGKPGITEEALQKHDAIQGLQPQLEKLGLDETQSETGTENTANTFDTFASNYSNCSNISFNRFLSHFQSNSLLHKEMLAVLSAVTEIIKQNGGNESSTEYFAALMSTLEAVEDDTSVAATLSLLGMGLKTVPRNVLNLQFGAASKIFLNILTEHATSEDFLILRHCIHCVSLLLRAQESLAWSSTSTLQVLAALLTFITHSKPKVRKAAQHGVCAILKGSDIMKNSNAPPYHPAAPLIAKCCIGQLELSSDSGGITNVLHVLTLLKDILHQLPRAQVKAICESLLNLMTLKNVLVTSCCLQTFHGLFVSRPLETTLPVKRNGQIITALYDFQPPATDTQPTLAWLIVMQEAHLNLAHNSLNLCAAILPKLLEKCMELWLSDRSEVISGASHTMKILFQDCVSKMCENEEQMAKYNTTLNQITFMMQTALNYKYLEAWYYILHLIALLFQIAGKSRCSNFVDLLKSLADLRDSFDFTSKADAEYAIGAAIKTMGPETVLTIIPLNEKDNTINLRRSWLLPLLKDCITTASLKFFTETLLPLNAVCEKRANDPIGGKTHELLVSQIWAILPSICQNAVDVKDHFANIAKLLGKTFNEQKDLRLSIMSALRKLITKAVEDDKKEDIAELARFAKNYLPLFLNLYTTKPNGSDEEGQRRAAFDTIKVYLTITNNELINELFDRALSRLQEPNANDFFKESVHDVIRLLVEYTDTRRLKTLYDICTQTIKKSSNTKEQKKAYRFFEEMCGSERELCKAFVSQHRREIQTLLISSVTEVGKPSRGARLRCLMHLVKIHPQLEETKFLEAIVPEAVVYLKDINSKCRTSAYQLLNSIAEKFLSNEKHLKNYISMLMVGLGGVFKYCAASLLALASVTYHFNGSLGVDTVKEIFEHACRLVTSPTREVTEAALSYIKVYITVMPSPIVASTLMRLTEALCGMSDDCHRHFRQTVRIILVKLLRKYGMETLSSMISLSNTMLHKRLKNINKLEEAKKKNKQIKKMQQEKDDDDEEFNAKRRPKSIEEILADSEDEFEGTENEEPKKNKRTSRKEAWIQENEEIVDLVDPAAARNISTTQPRVFNSNKSVVTSKDRGFKTAPDGRLIITEDNEKDDEAEVKRKKKTPFLHSDTEDDYEDDDDIKSTIALHASNRKRKLSENSDNISVYSSATSKYKAGGSGIHRTLKKGKTEKVPGLEYKAPKAGGDVKKKGKPDPYAYVPLSRSVLNKRKKKKNATKFNNIIKGAKKGAQAKVKDRKQK
- the LOC105661954 gene encoding uncharacterized protein LOC105661954 isoform X1 translates to MAIDASFYKNVFLLMQLVPASYECTIVFKKGMFDKPNTSGFIHISHYLLSIYNAKQFKKMVAWPIMNKMDEKKYRVEVKEYLEIVANENQDINFPTVLMTHLLQAGGTKFLITMWKLSQISLRSYITKHCQKEVLQAPSIGNNIDVVELYLSTINLKQNIIISKFYEKTKVISERFKYYMKCKSNDLTKMRTNIFEIKESLVNFVPVLPVNSLVAMQLIDIENTEVIKLWKENINEKIKYLSKKNLELKRVKDLSNMLCVLSMSSHSKSFDCGSLPKVSNDIIPLYSADGIQHLNYGLYMNGNLVFHNLLLILNQIFNQLYFCLKMTYLIDFSSHEPKITEHCKTMKFQETKFQKLLIQISDILCNVQCNLQEKTFNCTFETGVLFPIDSEQILTSPKFNFFNSEYIDDEKQFKQLWCSPIQGKYKNLFSRYKRFFNSFKSQFDDSIDNIALNWKSPRGLSLSNRSNSFNRIKVSPRYSRLFSSSNLKTTYFKDNNAASTPKLSRIQTTPKKSAIQTPSAEININLAIKNIFDLSHKLKEVVASLPK
- the LOC105661954 gene encoding uncharacterized protein LOC105661954 isoform X2; translated protein: MAIDASFYKNVFLLMQLVPASYECTIVFKKGMFDKPNTSGFIHISHYLLSIYNAKQFKKMVAWPIMNKMDEKKYRVEVKEYLEIVANENQDINFPTVLMTHLLQAGGTKFLITMWKLSQISLRSYITKHCKKEVLQAPSIGNNIDVVELYLSTINLKQNIIISKFYEKTKVISERFKYYMKCKSNDLTKMRTNIFEIKESLVNFVPVLPVNSLVAMQLIDIENTEVIKLWKENINEKIKYLSKKNLELKRVKDLSNMLCVLSMSSHSKSFDCGSLPKVSNDIIPLYSADGIQHLNYGLYMNGNLVFHNLLLILNQIFNQLYFCLKMTYLIDFSSHEPKITEHCKTMKFQETKFQKLLIQISDILCNVQCNLQEKTFNCTFETGVLFPIDSEQILTSPKFNFFNSEYIDDEKQFKQLWCSPIQGKYKNLFSRYKRFFNSFKSQFDDSIDNIALNWKSPRGLSLSNRSNSFNRIKVSPRYSRLFSSSNLKTTYFKDNNAASTPKLSRIQTTPKKSAIQTPSAEININLAIKNIFDLSHKLKEVVASLPK
- the LOC100878365 gene encoding uncharacterized protein LOC100878365 translates to MYLGVVFTDLLKNLLYAMEVPNNAKNDHSLLLNKDCLHISCNWQINNNKQFCDVFSLAPSCEESIKVNCDDIVSVNTCISLQPIESNNEPCMLDIKVNNNQRISSIAVVSEAYVLEFFKQFGEYDRTIFAELIDDFEDNFIYFAQSTIIPYSTEAGIKVC
- the Slbp gene encoding stem-loop binding protein, encoding MELDTKTSWIDLTDEDDALLNEAICMSSNELSKIVNSNKETEKTGNSLDIKISEPKTQVSNDQKIEEAISSNVCVNNRSYCKESETHNIKCIQYEDNVKNKIEDINNARKRPRESNTNYEDVKIFRSRHYSDSSSTTNSSDNGKRRVEYETDPKVLARRQKEIDYGKNTIGYDRYIQAVPKEKRTREHPRTPPKYIKYSRRGWDGMIKLWRKQLHQWDPPQDRLNISLGKLTGSLTGSVKYSLIPYIHRTEFLLLVFVN